A single genomic interval of bacterium harbors:
- a CDS encoding FecR domain-containing protein: MKKLLVAALALILISGFSGTSAATKAGSQGVITDLSGKVQIQNKKKKSRAAKKASVVAEGERVITGSDSKATLQMFDGSELKLSPGTEFQVTKVERPGGDDKIMHFKLLVGRVFASVKKLASSKSSFEVEAGGVVCGVRGTQFGMDYDPVKNKVGLGVFEGSVYTHYHGHSQIYGAGQNVNFHDGEPDHPGNGGNGNGGANGKGSGNGGGNNGGALNDLSHQFTGGLTGNGDKALNDPAVEGVRHLSVIVNVGAGETVP; this comes from the coding sequence ATGAAGAAATTACTGGTCGCGGCGTTGGCTTTGATCCTCATATCGGGTTTTTCCGGGACTTCAGCGGCAACCAAGGCCGGCTCCCAAGGCGTCATCACGGACCTGAGCGGGAAGGTCCAGATCCAGAACAAAAAAAAGAAAAGTCGTGCGGCCAAGAAAGCCTCGGTCGTTGCCGAAGGGGAGAGGGTCATCACTGGTTCCGATTCCAAGGCGACCTTGCAGATGTTCGACGGGTCCGAGTTGAAACTGAGCCCCGGGACCGAATTCCAGGTCACGAAAGTTGAAAGACCCGGGGGCGATGACAAGATCATGCACTTCAAGCTTCTTGTCGGCCGTGTCTTTGCTTCGGTCAAAAAGCTGGCCTCCTCGAAATCTTCCTTCGAGGTCGAGGCGGGCGGGGTGGTCTGCGGCGTCCGGGGGACCCAATTTGGGATGGACTACGATCCGGTCAAGAACAAGGTGGGGTTGGGGGTCTTTGAGGGTAGTGTCTATACCCACTACCACGGCCATTCCCAGATCTATGGGGCGGGCCAGAACGTGAATTTCCATGATGGTGAACCCGACCACCCGGGCAACGGGGGCAATGGGAACGGTGGCGCTAACGGGAAGGGGAGTGGGAACGGCGGGGGAAACAATGGGGGCGCCTTGAACGACCTTAGCCATCAGTTCACGGGTGGCTTGACGGGGAATGGGGACAAGGCTTTGAACGATCCCGCGGTGGAAGGTGTTCGCCACTTGTCGGTTATCGTGAATGTCGGGGCGGGGGAGACGGTCCCGTGA